The following proteins are co-located in the Gavia stellata isolate bGavSte3 chromosome 18, bGavSte3.hap2, whole genome shotgun sequence genome:
- the GRIFIN gene encoding grifin: MALRFEALYPEGMCPGWSVVVKGETSSSRSMFEINLLCDAGDQIALHFNPRFSSSRIVCNSFLANHWGKEEVNNTFPFKAKEPFQVEIYSDQDYFHIFINENKILQYKHRQKQLSSVTKLQILNDIAISSVEITKRGLY, translated from the exons ATGGCATTGCGG TTCGAGGCCCTGTACCCAGAGGGGATGTGTCCCGGCTGGAGCGTCGTGGTCAAGGGCGAGACCAGTTCCAGCAGGAGCAT gtttgaaattaatttgctCTGTGACGCCGGAGACCAAATCGCTCTCCATTTTAACCCCCGCTTCTCCAGCTCCAGAATCGTCTGCAACTCCTTCCTTGCCAACCactgggggaaggaagaggttAATAACACCTTCCCCTTCAAAGCAAAGGAGCCCTTCCAG GTTGAAATCTACTCTGACCAAGACTATTTCCACATTTTcatcaatgaaaacaaaatcttgcAGTACAAGCATCGGCAGAAGCAGCTTTCATCCGTCACCAAACTGCAGATTCTCAATGATATTGCCATTTCTTCAGTGGAAATCACCAAACGAGGCCTTTACTAG